From the Chloroflexus aurantiacus J-10-fl genome, one window contains:
- a CDS encoding histone deacetylase family protein: MTTAIVTDQRFDLHTWHGHVEQAERLHAIRRAIEVDGLWPRLLQLPIRPATEAELLAVHSSSMLHRVRQLASYGGGQIDSDTYVTAESWDVALLAAGATICMAEALVSGRCHNAFALVRPPGHHATDIRSMGFCLFNNIAVAARVLLDRHHLRRIAIVDFDVHHGNGTQDIFYRDGRVLFCSIHAAPLYPGTGSLHEMGDPRTAGGTTLNVPLPYGTGDHGYEQVFQRVIGPVLRRFQPEIILVSAGFDAHWSDPIGPMALSIQGFARIVQHLCDWADELCDGRIGFVLEGGYSLPALAAGVVTTLRLLLGMPAGSDPMGKMNAPEPAIEHIITSLYTYHPLLMQTTYQGEA, encoded by the coding sequence ATGACCACTGCAATTGTGACCGATCAGCGGTTTGATCTTCACACATGGCACGGGCACGTTGAGCAGGCCGAGCGGTTGCACGCCATCCGACGGGCAATTGAGGTCGATGGGTTGTGGCCGCGTTTGCTTCAGTTACCCATTCGTCCGGCCACTGAAGCTGAATTGCTTGCTGTCCATAGCTCCAGCATGCTTCATCGCGTGCGTCAGTTAGCCAGTTATGGCGGTGGACAGATCGATAGCGACACCTACGTCACTGCCGAGTCGTGGGATGTTGCGCTGCTGGCAGCAGGCGCAACGATTTGTATGGCTGAAGCCCTGGTAAGCGGACGCTGCCACAATGCGTTTGCGCTGGTGCGGCCACCGGGCCACCATGCGACCGATATACGCTCGATGGGTTTCTGCCTCTTCAATAATATTGCAGTCGCTGCACGAGTGTTGCTGGATCGCCACCATCTCCGGCGCATCGCGATTGTGGATTTCGATGTTCATCACGGTAATGGCACTCAGGACATCTTCTACCGTGATGGGCGAGTTCTCTTTTGCTCGATCCATGCCGCGCCGCTCTACCCAGGCACCGGCAGTCTTCACGAAATGGGTGATCCGCGCACAGCCGGCGGCACCACCCTCAACGTACCGTTGCCCTATGGAACCGGCGATCACGGCTACGAACAGGTATTTCAGCGCGTCATCGGGCCAGTGCTCCGCCGTTTTCAACCGGAGATCATTCTGGTGTCAGCCGGCTTTGATGCCCACTGGAGTGATCCGATTGGGCCGATGGCGCTCTCGATCCAGGGCTTTGCCCGCATCGTGCAGCACCTGTGCGATTGGGCTGACGAGTTGTGTGACGGTCGGATCGGCTTCGTACTGGAAGGCGGGTATAGCCTGCCGGCGCTGGCGGCGGGTGTAGTGACGACGCTCCGCCTGCTGTTGGGGATGCCGGCCGGTTCTGACCCCATGGGCAAGATGAATGCACCCGAACCGGCCATCGAACACATCATCACCAGTCTCTACACCTACCATCCTCTGCTGATGCAGACAAC